One stretch of Miscanthus floridulus cultivar M001 chromosome 18, ASM1932011v1, whole genome shotgun sequence DNA includes these proteins:
- the LOC136520813 gene encoding proteasome subunit beta type-3-like produces MSIFEYNGSAVVAMVGKNCFAIASDRRLGVQLQTIATDFQRVFKIHDKLYIGLSGLATDAQTLYQRLVFRHKLYQLREERDMKPETFASLVSALLYEKRFGPYFCQPVIAGLGDDDVPFICTMDCIGAKELAKDFVVSGTASESLYGACESMYKPNMEPDELFETISQALSSSVDRDCLSGWGGYVLIVTPTEVREHVIKTRMD; encoded by the exons ATGTCG ATCTTCGAGTACAACGGGTCCGCCGTGGTGGCGATGGTGGGGAAGAACTGCTTCGCGATCGCCAGCGACCGGCGGCTGGGCGTGCAGCTTCAGACCATCGCGACCGACTTCCAGCGGGTGTTCAAGATCCACGACAAGCTCTACATCGGCCTCTCGGGGCTCGCCACCGACGCCCAGACGCT GTACCAGCGGTTGGTGTTCAGGCACAAGCTGTATCAGCTGCGGGAGGAGAGGGATATGAAGCCTGAGACCTTCGCCAGCCTTGTCTCTGCGCTCCTCTACGAGAAGAG ATTCGGGCCATATTTCTGCCAGCCAGTCATTGCTGGACTTGGAGATGACGACGTACCATTTATTTGTACCATGGACTGCATCGGTGCAAA GGAACTGGCCAAGGATTTTGTTGTTTCTGGGACAGCATCAGAATCTTTGTATGGTGCTTGTGAATCCATGTACAAGCCAAATATG GAACCTGATGAACTCTTCGAGACTATATCCCAAGCTCTGAGTTCATCAGTAGACCGTGACTGCCTTAGCGGGTGGGGTGGCTATGTTCTGATTGT GACACCGACTGAAGTGAGGGAGCATGTTATTAAGACCAGGATGGACTAA